Proteins encoded in a region of the Stieleria neptunia genome:
- a CDS encoding vWA domain-containing protein: MWTIEPRIPMGLWWALAALSAAAIVFYVSRRDWSVTGSRRSAIVLLMMVGLLLPLLVTLNPVYVRPVPRPSGKPRLTVLMDGTASMTVKDVSGESSQSRWQRGLELAELVTSENEDVEVTKQVFYTDEVRPLPIPDAGQAGRGGISHGHLTDLSSALGAVIRKGSPLGHAIVLLSDGAHNAGSAQSVMSRAKEANALATPIYTVTLGSRVGLTNLSLASRSPRMIAFSDQDLILNVQLGQVGLSGHSTRIQLLTDSKVVDEQTVQLGDQSNQQIRFTIPGGPQKSLQRFRFVAEGVPGEATTSDNETTVLVQRLDLPINILLLEGKPYWDTKFLCRNLSGDPMVSLTSIVKLGNERFLQRRMTHRSDGAEQQGGADQTTRDPTAPAWQIHTELVSPLEKMEILEDYRMVLLGRDADRFLTPQGIENLRQWISRVGGCLVCARGAPSNEIASRLAEILPVRWVGQGETRFRTRVTQHGLDTAMFDPLVSEGREPLSNLPSLSSSAVPRSRQGLPQVLIQSVADGGGETVPVVTYQRYGSGHTIVVEGAGMWRWAFLPPEHADKDTVYWSLWQSLIAWIISSHDFLPGQAIAIRPDRATFLAGNRVTASLLIRSSGERAVSGDAQEFSVLLESAEDQLPKRFHPTVSGLQEDSFRVDFGNLPVGIHSAHVVRGGDDQVVAETSIEVRDPWFESLEVDARPDLMRAIARESGGEVVAPDQLATLVSRYEQRLRTNETSRVQRTMVWDHPLALIGILGTWITTWMIRRRSGLT, translated from the coding sequence GTGTGGACGATTGAACCGCGCATTCCGATGGGGCTGTGGTGGGCGTTGGCCGCACTGTCTGCCGCCGCGATCGTCTTCTATGTATCGCGCCGCGATTGGTCTGTCACAGGATCACGTCGTTCGGCGATCGTGCTACTGATGATGGTCGGTTTGTTGCTGCCGTTGCTGGTGACGCTGAATCCCGTCTACGTCCGACCCGTTCCGCGACCATCGGGCAAGCCGAGGCTGACGGTGTTAATGGACGGAACCGCCAGCATGACGGTCAAAGATGTCAGCGGTGAGAGTTCGCAGTCCCGGTGGCAGCGAGGATTGGAACTTGCCGAATTGGTGACTTCGGAAAACGAAGATGTCGAAGTGACCAAGCAGGTGTTCTACACCGACGAAGTGCGGCCGTTGCCCATTCCCGACGCCGGGCAGGCCGGCCGCGGCGGCATCTCACATGGCCATCTGACCGATTTGAGTTCCGCGCTGGGGGCAGTGATTCGTAAAGGCTCACCGCTCGGTCACGCGATCGTGTTGCTCAGTGACGGCGCACATAACGCGGGTTCGGCTCAAAGTGTGATGTCTCGGGCCAAGGAGGCGAACGCGCTCGCCACACCGATCTACACCGTCACGCTGGGCAGTCGAGTGGGACTGACCAATCTATCGCTGGCGTCGCGATCACCGCGAATGATTGCGTTCTCCGACCAAGACTTGATTTTGAACGTGCAACTCGGGCAGGTGGGATTGTCAGGGCATTCGACTCGAATTCAGTTGTTGACTGATTCAAAAGTTGTCGACGAACAGACGGTCCAGCTTGGCGATCAATCGAATCAACAAATCCGATTCACCATCCCCGGTGGTCCGCAGAAGTCGTTACAGCGATTTCGTTTCGTCGCCGAGGGCGTACCGGGCGAAGCCACGACATCGGACAACGAAACAACGGTCCTCGTGCAGCGGTTGGATCTGCCGATCAACATCTTGCTGCTCGAAGGCAAGCCCTACTGGGACACCAAGTTCTTATGTCGTAACCTCAGCGGGGATCCGATGGTCAGTTTGACTTCGATCGTCAAACTCGGCAACGAGCGGTTCTTGCAGCGACGAATGACCCACCGGAGTGATGGCGCCGAGCAACAGGGCGGAGCCGACCAGACCACGCGTGATCCGACGGCGCCCGCCTGGCAAATCCATACGGAGCTGGTTTCACCGCTGGAGAAGATGGAGATCCTGGAAGACTACCGAATGGTGCTGTTGGGGCGTGACGCAGATCGATTTCTAACGCCGCAAGGAATCGAGAATCTGAGGCAGTGGATTTCCCGCGTGGGAGGGTGTTTGGTTTGCGCTCGCGGCGCGCCCAGTAATGAAATCGCCTCGCGACTTGCCGAAATCTTGCCGGTCCGCTGGGTGGGGCAAGGGGAGACACGGTTTCGCACGCGTGTGACACAGCACGGGCTGGATACGGCCATGTTTGACCCCTTGGTTTCGGAAGGACGCGAACCTCTGTCCAACTTGCCGTCGCTGTCGTCGTCCGCGGTTCCTCGTTCGCGGCAAGGTCTGCCGCAAGTGTTGATCCAAAGTGTGGCCGATGGCGGTGGTGAGACGGTCCCCGTGGTTACCTATCAGCGTTATGGCAGCGGCCATACGATTGTGGTGGAAGGGGCTGGGATGTGGCGATGGGCGTTCTTGCCGCCCGAGCACGCCGACAAGGACACCGTGTATTGGTCGCTCTGGCAGTCATTGATCGCTTGGATCATTTCGTCGCATGACTTTTTGCCGGGCCAGGCGATTGCGATTCGTCCCGATCGGGCGACGTTCCTGGCCGGCAATCGGGTCACTGCGTCGCTCTTGATTCGCAGTTCAGGTGAACGAGCGGTATCGGGGGATGCCCAGGAGTTCAGCGTCTTGCTGGAATCCGCAGAGGATCAGCTACCGAAACGCTTTCACCCTACTGTGTCCGGGCTTCAGGAGGATTCTTTTCGAGTCGATTTCGGCAATTTGCCCGTTGGGATTCATTCCGCTCACGTGGTTCGTGGCGGGGATGACCAAGTGGTCGCCGAAACGTCGATCGAAGTCCGTGATCCGTGGTTTGAAAGCCTGGAAGTCGACGCCCGTCCCGATCTCATGCGTGCGATTGCGCGGGAAAGCGGAGGTGAAGTCGTGGCCCCGGATCAACTTGCGACCTTGGTCAGTCGCTACGAACAGCGTCTTCGCACCAATGAAACGAGTCGAGTGCAGCGAACGATGGTATGGGACCATCCGCTCGCATTGATCGGAATTCTCGGCACCTGGATCACGACCTGGATGATCCGCCGGCGCTCCGGGCTGACCTAA
- a CDS encoding coiled-coil domain-containing protein has product MSSIPNSDHSIRSSVSSVLRPYRKRWLFLASTRMVLWSLATIVVIWIAAMWIDLVWALPDGIRWWVSRIAPQVAILVTAAALLVRLIHFNDDAIARCIDAEKDTGGEVLVGLQLEARPWPSKDSLTLGMASLAVDRSRQLAASFSTGDVFRFDSLRRPSVILFSMLSVVLLVAMIVPAIAKTQVTRLLSPTSDVPPYTGVMIELQLDRDSVTYGDSTLIRATSTGARVERMQLVIRTLKGEESVLPMLPTANSPDTQSETHWQAMLSNVTEPLIVFAMSGRSRSTQHELKVILLPQLLPPTVRITPPEYTRYGTYEGPIPDHGIEGLPDTEVMWRLASNRPLASGRIDLQYRDETRETIQLWPDTEDASRFVSRQAEAASSTVYGSMRLTRPGQFTLSVTDIDGITSRESISGSIGILKDGHPVVRITSPRPISLATPNIKLPVTIEGADDYGIARMWLYRSLNGSPASKMELETDGTRQQRVRWDLPLDQYGLSSGDEIQLFARIEDNDPNGAKGAESPVTVVRIISQVELDELRIRQKGVESLQAKYAAAQRQLEHLAEALRAVDEAAKRAAEDGSAESRERLHEKLAAAKQAADEAAEAMEKFSQHPMPIDVDRELTEKLAAQAKQIQQLSKQLENATAADPQSQQDLSSEQQEMLRRLGEQVASQRQDLQQNAVEPLQQLQQIMPLIVDQQRFEQLVRQQRDLARRLNSLNSETDPEQGRVAELETQQQQLRRALDQLLDDIEAHAKALPDEPSLEKLRRTAEEFVDGIRESQAESEMLSAQQGLLENQFADAYDDAKSAADILESFLSQCKGMGDQACQNCQMAFNPGAGGASLGNSIEQILSMMGMKPGASGMRPGGSPGMGLGWGAGGGYSMRQPGPNNVGMYGAMPTSATSPRQGRGDRASGGIASIRSGSPGGGQSNQIDQPPHDAGGGQADQAIPGKYRDKVSEYFRQLAEQLGE; this is encoded by the coding sequence ATGTCGTCGATTCCAAATTCCGATCACTCGATCCGATCAAGTGTATCATCGGTGCTGCGACCGTACCGCAAGCGTTGGTTGTTCCTGGCGTCAACGCGGATGGTCCTCTGGTCATTGGCAACCATCGTCGTGATCTGGATCGCGGCGATGTGGATTGATCTCGTCTGGGCCTTGCCCGACGGGATTCGTTGGTGGGTGTCCCGCATTGCGCCGCAGGTCGCGATCCTGGTCACTGCCGCGGCACTGCTGGTCCGATTGATTCATTTCAACGACGATGCGATCGCGCGGTGTATCGATGCGGAAAAAGACACCGGGGGCGAGGTCTTGGTCGGTCTGCAATTGGAGGCACGACCGTGGCCTTCGAAAGATTCGTTGACGCTTGGGATGGCGTCACTCGCGGTCGACCGGTCGCGCCAACTCGCCGCGTCCTTTTCGACCGGTGATGTCTTTCGCTTCGATTCACTACGCCGCCCATCTGTTATTTTGTTTTCGATGCTGAGCGTTGTCTTGTTGGTTGCGATGATCGTTCCCGCGATCGCCAAAACTCAAGTGACGCGTCTGCTGTCCCCAACCTCCGACGTACCACCGTATACGGGGGTGATGATTGAATTGCAATTGGATCGCGACTCTGTCACCTACGGAGACAGTACGTTGATCCGTGCGACAAGTACCGGGGCCAGGGTTGAACGGATGCAGTTGGTGATTCGGACGCTGAAAGGTGAGGAAAGCGTGTTGCCCATGTTGCCGACCGCGAATTCCCCCGACACCCAATCAGAAACGCACTGGCAAGCGATGCTCAGTAACGTGACGGAACCACTGATCGTGTTTGCGATGAGTGGACGTTCACGGTCGACCCAGCACGAATTGAAGGTGATCTTGTTGCCGCAATTATTGCCACCGACGGTGCGCATCACTCCGCCGGAATACACGCGGTACGGAACCTATGAAGGGCCGATTCCCGATCATGGCATCGAGGGTTTGCCGGATACGGAAGTCATGTGGCGACTCGCCAGCAATCGCCCCCTGGCGTCAGGCCGTATTGATTTGCAATATCGTGACGAGACTCGTGAGACAATCCAGCTTTGGCCCGATACAGAGGATGCGAGTCGATTCGTCAGCCGCCAAGCAGAAGCCGCGTCGTCAACCGTCTACGGATCCATGCGGTTGACCCGACCCGGTCAATTCACGCTGTCCGTGACGGACATCGACGGAATCACATCGCGGGAATCGATCAGCGGAAGTATCGGCATTCTCAAAGATGGGCATCCCGTCGTTCGCATCACCTCCCCCAGGCCCATCTCTCTTGCGACCCCGAACATCAAGCTGCCGGTGACGATCGAAGGCGCCGATGACTACGGGATCGCCCGAATGTGGCTCTATCGGTCGCTCAACGGATCGCCGGCCAGCAAAATGGAACTGGAAACCGATGGCACCCGCCAACAACGCGTCCGCTGGGATCTTCCGCTGGATCAGTACGGCTTAAGTTCCGGCGACGAAATACAGTTGTTCGCAAGGATCGAAGACAACGACCCGAACGGTGCGAAAGGCGCTGAATCACCGGTAACGGTCGTGCGGATCATTTCGCAGGTAGAACTGGACGAATTGAGAATTCGTCAGAAGGGCGTCGAAAGCTTGCAGGCCAAGTACGCGGCGGCGCAACGCCAATTGGAACACCTTGCCGAGGCCCTCCGCGCGGTCGATGAAGCTGCAAAGCGCGCCGCAGAAGACGGTTCGGCCGAATCCAGGGAAAGGCTACACGAGAAATTGGCCGCCGCGAAACAAGCCGCGGACGAGGCCGCCGAAGCGATGGAAAAGTTCAGTCAACATCCGATGCCGATTGACGTCGATCGCGAGTTGACCGAGAAGCTTGCCGCGCAAGCCAAACAAATTCAGCAGCTTTCCAAGCAGCTGGAAAACGCCACCGCTGCTGATCCACAATCCCAACAAGATCTATCGAGCGAACAACAAGAAATGCTGCGGCGGCTGGGCGAACAAGTCGCTTCCCAACGGCAAGACCTTCAGCAAAACGCGGTCGAGCCGCTTCAACAGTTGCAGCAAATCATGCCGCTGATCGTGGACCAGCAACGATTCGAGCAACTCGTCCGCCAACAGCGTGACTTGGCTCGACGATTGAATTCGCTGAATTCCGAGACCGATCCGGAACAAGGTCGCGTCGCCGAATTGGAAACACAACAACAGCAGCTTCGTCGAGCGCTTGACCAGTTGTTGGACGATATCGAGGCACACGCCAAAGCCCTTCCCGACGAACCGAGCTTGGAAAAGCTGCGGCGGACTGCGGAAGAGTTTGTCGACGGGATCCGCGAAAGCCAGGCTGAATCGGAGATGTTGTCCGCGCAGCAAGGCCTATTGGAAAATCAGTTTGCCGACGCATACGACGATGCCAAATCAGCGGCCGATATCTTGGAGAGTTTTTTGTCCCAATGCAAAGGCATGGGCGATCAAGCCTGTCAGAACTGTCAAATGGCGTTCAATCCGGGGGCCGGCGGAGCAAGCTTGGGGAATTCGATCGAACAGATCTTGTCCATGATGGGCATGAAACCGGGGGCAAGTGGTATGCGGCCGGGTGGTTCACCGGGGATGGGACTCGGTTGGGGTGCCGGTGGCGGATACTCCATGCGTCAGCCCGGACCCAACAACGTTGGAATGTACGGGGCGATGCCAACCTCCGCGACCAGCCCTCGCCAAGGACGTGGCGACCGCGCCTCCGGTGGGATTGCCTCGATCAGGTCCGGTTCACCCGGCGGCGGACAATCCAATCAGATCGATCAGCCGCCCCATGACGCCGGTGGCGGACAAGCCGATCAAGCGATCCCCGGTAAATACCGGGATAAGGTTTCCGAATACTTTCGACAACTCGCCGAGCAATTGGGAGAGTGA
- a CDS encoding DUF4159 domain-containing protein → MCIHQWWLEQMQRLGCGLVVVALAATSHAEETNAKQGSNPPSNVVADPDSKGGEPESIVQVANLIYAGTKTSECFADNFLRKAESDSSISTTRRLHSVKLSSDEIYNFPMVIMTGEGEFDLLPEERDHLSRFVQRGGFLLASAGCSSPEWNRSFRREMVKVFPGQEMAVLPMDHLIFHTAYDIADLKAKHGTPRPLEGIHFGSRLGVLYSQDGLNDTSNAQGCCCCGGNEITNAEQVNVNIVIYSLLQ, encoded by the coding sequence ATGTGTATCCATCAGTGGTGGTTGGAACAAATGCAACGTTTGGGTTGCGGTCTGGTCGTTGTCGCACTCGCTGCGACTTCGCACGCGGAGGAGACGAATGCAAAGCAAGGCTCGAATCCGCCGTCTAATGTCGTTGCCGATCCAGACTCAAAAGGCGGTGAGCCGGAAAGCATTGTTCAAGTCGCAAATCTGATCTATGCCGGCACGAAGACCAGCGAGTGTTTCGCGGATAACTTTCTGCGCAAAGCGGAGAGCGATTCTTCGATCAGTACCACTCGCCGACTTCACTCCGTGAAGCTGTCCTCGGATGAAATCTACAATTTCCCGATGGTGATTATGACCGGCGAAGGCGAATTCGATCTGTTGCCCGAAGAACGTGATCACCTCAGCCGCTTCGTTCAACGCGGCGGTTTTCTGTTGGCGTCTGCCGGTTGTTCGTCCCCCGAGTGGAATCGATCGTTTCGACGCGAAATGGTCAAGGTCTTTCCGGGGCAAGAGATGGCCGTCCTGCCGATGGATCATTTGATCTTTCACACCGCCTATGACATCGCTGACCTGAAAGCCAAACACGGCACGCCGCGGCCGCTTGAAGGGATCCATTTCGGTTCCCGACTGGGGGTCCTGTACTCGCAAGACGGCTTGAACGACACGTCGAACGCTCAAGGATGTTGCTGTTGCGGAGGAAATGAAATCACCAATGCCGAGCAAGTGAACGTGAACATTGTCATTTACAGCTTGCTGCAATAA
- a CDS encoding multiheme c-type cytochrome — protein MTSHSKLVHSLIGTGGSFLCLTLMFGGCHRQQPTSFGLIFSGDTAGWITPCGCASNQSGGLARRQTLIDTQREQRPTIYVDVGGSASGTSEYHQVKLESILRGMMLMDLRAHNLGKTETDLGPDVLQRLAESTGTPWLSTNLSTKDGSWTPTRILVEEVGGCRVGIVGVIDPQLIHNDAWSVQDPVSAVVAALDQVETDVRIVLAYMDQGQLQSLAAALPEVHAVLGGPTGQSMSPNEIGEVVVMSATNKGKYVGELVIDASSDAQSYRTGDSRLIEVSSEMDESAAQVANLNAYYKRLSVLDFPADETGLVSSLTSHREGFAIAGSNRCATCHPPDDSVWHRSRHAHAWDVLVAKSAQFDPSCQQCHTTGYGIEAGFQNVASSPDHVHVGCENCHGPSHEHVNNPKVKTPWVAAQQCVRCHDRENSPLFQYDSYWSKIVHGVGADLPGNDSNLSEVEL, from the coding sequence ATGACGTCCCATTCAAAGCTCGTTCATTCGTTGATTGGCACCGGAGGAAGTTTCCTCTGCTTGACCTTGATGTTCGGTGGTTGTCATCGGCAACAACCGACATCGTTCGGGTTGATCTTCAGCGGCGACACGGCGGGCTGGATCACTCCCTGCGGTTGCGCGTCGAACCAATCCGGAGGTCTCGCCCGCAGGCAAACACTGATCGACACCCAACGCGAACAGCGTCCCACGATCTATGTCGACGTCGGGGGCAGTGCAAGTGGCACCTCCGAATACCATCAGGTCAAACTCGAATCGATCCTCCGGGGGATGATGTTGATGGATCTGCGTGCCCATAACCTTGGCAAGACCGAAACAGATCTCGGGCCCGATGTCCTGCAACGGCTGGCCGAATCGACGGGCACACCGTGGCTCTCGACGAACCTGTCAACCAAGGATGGAAGCTGGACCCCAACTCGTATCCTCGTGGAAGAAGTCGGCGGTTGTCGCGTGGGGATCGTCGGCGTGATCGATCCTCAACTGATCCACAACGATGCCTGGTCGGTTCAAGACCCGGTGTCTGCAGTCGTCGCTGCTCTCGATCAAGTTGAAACAGACGTTCGAATTGTGTTGGCGTACATGGATCAGGGCCAGCTTCAATCGCTGGCTGCAGCACTTCCCGAAGTCCACGCCGTGCTCGGCGGACCGACGGGCCAATCGATGAGTCCCAATGAGATCGGCGAGGTGGTCGTCATGTCGGCAACGAACAAGGGAAAGTATGTCGGCGAATTGGTGATCGACGCTTCTAGCGATGCACAATCCTATCGTACCGGTGATTCGCGATTGATCGAAGTGTCCAGCGAAATGGATGAAAGTGCAGCGCAAGTCGCCAATCTGAATGCCTACTACAAGAGGTTGTCGGTTCTGGATTTTCCCGCGGACGAAACCGGTTTGGTATCCAGCCTAACAAGCCATCGCGAGGGTTTTGCCATTGCCGGGTCAAATCGCTGTGCCACCTGCCACCCGCCGGATGATTCGGTTTGGCATCGGTCTCGTCATGCTCATGCTTGGGATGTTCTCGTGGCCAAGTCGGCCCAGTTTGATCCATCCTGCCAGCAATGTCATACCACCGGCTACGGAATCGAAGCGGGCTTTCAAAACGTCGCCTCCTCTCCGGATCACGTCCATGTCGGTTGCGAGAACTGCCACGGTCCATCGCATGAACATGTCAACAACCCCAAAGTCAAGACTCCCTGGGTTGCCGCACAGCAGTGCGTGCGCTGTCACGATCGCGAGAATAGCCCGTTGTTTCAATACGATTCCTATTGGAGCAAGATCGTCCATGGTGTCGGCGCGGACCTGCCTGGCAACGACTCTAATCTGTCTGAGGTCGAATTGTGA